GCGATCTGACCGCCCATCAGCTCGACCAATTGGCGGCTGATGGCAAGGCCCAATCCGGTGCCGCCGTAGCGGCGCGTGGTGGTGCCATCGGCCTGCGAGAACGGCTGGAACAGCCGCGTCCTCGCCTCCTCGCTCATGCCGATGCCGGTATCGATGACGGAGAGCTCGAGCGTGCACAGCTCGGGGTCCGCGCCGGGAGGATCGACGCGCTTCACCGCGACCACCACCTCGCCCGTCTCGGTGAACTTGACGGCGTTGCCGATCAGGTTGGTCAGCACCTGGCGCAGCCTGCCGGCGTCGCCTTCGACGCCGACCGGAACGTCGGAAGCGATGTTGCAGGCGAGCTCGACGCCCTTGGAGTGCGCACGCGCGGCGAGCAGCTCGGCCGTCTCCTCCACCACAGAGCGCAGGTCGAAGGGGCTGCAGTCGAGCTCCATGCGGCCGGCCTCGATCTTGGAGAAGTCGAGGATGTCGTTGATGATGTTGAGCAGGGCCTCGCCGGAATTGCGGATGGTCTGGGCGAAGCGGCGCTGGCGCTCGCTCAGGTCGCTGTCGAGCAGCAGCTCGGTCATGCCGAGCACCCCGTTCATCGGCGTGCGGATCTCGTGGCTCATGTTGGCGACGAATTCGGATTTTGCCCGGCTCGCGGCTTCCGCCACGACCTTCGCCTGGCGCAGCTCCTCCTCGGCGTGCTTGCGCTCGGTGATGTCGGATTCGATCGCGATGAAGTTGGTGAGCTTGCCATCCTTGTCGCGGATCGGCTGGGCGTCGATGGCGAGCCAGTAGCGGCGCCCGTCCTTCGCCTGATTGACGATCTCGACCTGGAACGGCTCGCCTTTGGCCACGCACGCAGCGATATGGGCGACCGTTTGCGCGTCGGTTTCCTCGTTCTGCAGGATGTGGCCCGGCACGCGGCCCACCACTTCGTGCAGCTTGTAGCCCGTGAGCCGGGTGAAGCCTTCGTTCACCCACTCGATGCGACCCGAGGCGTCGGAGATGATGACCGCGTTCTGGGTGCGGCTTGCGACCAGGGCGAGACGGTTTGCCTGGGCTTCGCTTTCGCGCAGCGCCATTTCCACCCCGCGGCGCTCGGTCAAGTCGGTGATGATGCCAACCAGCATGCGCTTGCCCCCGGGCAGCGCGTACCCGCGCTTGCGGGTGAGTATCCAGTGCGGCACGCCGGCGGCGTCGGTGAACGATTCCTCGTTCTCGTTCGGCATGGCGCAGTCGAACACTTCCTGGTCCTTCGCCCAGAAGACGTCGGCCTCATGCTCGGGAAATACGTCGTAATCGCTCTTGCCGAGCAGCTGCTCGCGCGGCTTGCCGATGAACTCGCACATGGCGTCGTTGAGCGCGATGTACGTGTGCTGCTCGTCCTTCACGAACACCGGGCTCGGAACCGCGTCGATGATTGCGCTCATGAACACGCGCGCGCGCTCGGCCTGCGACTCGGCGGCCTTGCGCTCGGTGATGTCCTCGAGCAGGGCGTAGTAGCCGAGCACCGCGCCGCCGTCGCCGCGGTGGGGCACCAGGCGCGAGTAGTAACACACCGCTCGGCCATCTTTGCCGGTGTACTGGCACTCGTACGAGACGATTTCGCCTTGCAGCGCCGCGTGGATCTGCGTGCGCACCGATTCGTAGAGCGTGGCGCCGATCACTTCGGGCACCGAGCGGCCGACCACCGCTTCGACCGGTCGCTCGCACCACTCGGCGAAGCGCCGGTTGACGTAGCGATAGCGAAGGTCGCTGTCGACATAGGCCACCGCGAGCGGCAGCGAGTCGGTCACGAGCCGTACTTCGTGTTCGCGCTCGAGCACTTCCCGGTTCGCTGCCGACAGCGCAGCCGTGGTCCGATCGATCACCGCGACCAGCGAGTCGATCTCGCTGCCTTCCCTGCTGTCGATCGCCTGCCCGGTGATGTCGTTTGCGAGCTTCACCGCCCGGCGCTTCAATTCGACCAGCGGGCGCACGATGCGGAAGGTCAGCAGCGTCCCGAGCACGATTGCGGCGCCGAGCAGCAACGCCGAGAGCGCAATCTGATAGTCTCGGGCCTGCTCCATCAGGTCGGCCAAATGCAAGGTGTCCGTCTCGATCACCATCACGAGCGGTTCCTCGGCAACCGCCAGCGGCAGGAACAAGCGCGCCTTGTGCGTCTTGGCGTCGGTCTGGAACAGCGGCCTTTCGCGGCTTGCGCTGCTCTCGATGACCTGGCGCACCTCGGCATCGAGCTTCTGGCTGCCAGGGCGCGAACTCGCCCATACACCCTGCGCCGAGGCGAACGAGATCTCGGCCTTCACCTGGCGCGCGAGGCGCCGCGCATAGGCGTCGTTCAGCAGCGTGCCGACGATGATCGCACCGATCGTCCGCCCCTCGAGCGACAACGGCGCTACAGCGCGGACGGCCATGCCCGAGGCCACCTCGCGGGTCTCGATGACGTCTTCGCCGGCCAGAGCCTTGGCGAGGCTGGGGAGTTGTACGCGGTCGCCGTACCTGCCCGGGTCGTGTGCGCGATACGCGATGTACTGCCCTCGGTCCGAGACCGCAAGCACATCGACTCGCGTATCGAGGTAAATCCGGTCCAGGACCGAGCGAAACGCTGCCGCGTCCTCGTCTTGCAGGGCGAGATGCTGTTTCAGCTCGGCATGGTCCTGCAGCGAGCGGGCGAGCGCGCTCAGCCGCGGCGCCTCGGCCCGAATCGCGGTCTCGACGATGTAGCCGATATGGTCGAGCTTGTCGCGCTCCGACTCATGCAAGCTGCTTTCGAGGGCGCGCATGTTGACGAAGTGGCTGACGATGGCGCTGCCCGAGGACACGAGCACGAGCAGGCCGATCAGCGGCAAGGCTATGGAGCTGCGAAAGCGCATGATCAGTCCCCAGCGGCCACAACGCACTCACGCTGCGGCGCAACATGCGATCCGCTGCGGCGGTGCTGCTCGCGCGCGCCGTGACCAAGGCGGCGCGTATGTAGTAGTTCCATTGCTGCTCTCCAGCGCGCGACCCGGGTTGTACCGGGCCGCTGACCGCGAACGTGACCGGGGCCATCCCTGCCCGCGTGCGGATCGTCCCCGGCAATATCGGCAGCCTGCCTCCTGAGGTTGAGCGGCTTCGAGCGGGCCTTGCTGGTTAGGGCTATGTACCGAATTCGTCTAGACTTTGCCGTTCACACGGCAAGAGGTAAGGGCAATGCGCGAATATCGGTTGGCGGCGATCCCCGGCGACGGCATCGGCAAGGAAGTCATCCCCGCGGGGTTGAAAGTGCTGGCAGCACTGGCCGAGCTGGAAGACTTTCGGCTTGCCGTCACGGATTTCGACTGGGACAGCGAGCGCTATCTCGCCCGGGGCGCCTACATTCCAGACGGCGGATTGCAACGATTGCAGGGTTTCGATGCGATCTTCTTCGGCGCGGTGGGCTCGCCCAAGGTACCCGATCACGTATCGCTGTGGGGATTGCGGCTGCCCATCTGCCAGGGCTTCGACCAGTATGCCAACGTGCGGCCAGCGCGGGTGCTGCCCGGCGTGCAAAGCCCGCTCAAGCTGCGCGATCCTGCCGATCTGGACTGGGTCATCGTGCGCGAGAATTCAGAAGGCGAATATTCCGGAAGCGGCGGGCGCGCGCACCGCGGGCTGCCGGAGGAAGTTGCAACCGAGGTCTCCGTATTCACCCGCGCCGGCGTGACGCGTATTCACCGTTTCGCTTTCGAGCTCGCGCGCGGCCGAGCGCGCAAGCACCTGACGCTGGTCACCAAGTCCAATGCACAGCGCCACGGCATGGTGATGTGGGACGAAATATTCTTCGAGGTGGCGCGCGATTATCCCGATGTCGCCTGGGATCGCGAGCTGGTCGATGCGATGACCACGCGCATGGTGTCGCGCCCGGGCAGCATCGATGTCGTGGTGGCGACCAACCTGCACGCGGATATCCTGTCGGATCTCGCCGCCGCGCTGTCCGGGAGTCTCGGCATCGCGCCCACCGCCAACCTCAACCCGAGCGCCGCTTCCCGTCGATGTTCGAGCCGATCCACGGCTCGGCATTCGACATCACCGGCAAGGGTATCGCCAATCCAATCGCGACCTTCTGGACCGCGGCGATGATGCTCGAGCACCTCGGAGAACAGAGTGCCGGCCGCAGGCTCATGCGCGCCATCGAAGCGGTCACGACGCGCAAGATCTTCACGCCGGATCTGGGCGGGGAAGCCGATACGGCCGTCGTCACCGCCGCCGTGATCGCAGCGCTAAACAAGGAAGTCTGAGCGGGACAGACGCAATTCACGAAACCCCTGATCGGCTGCTCGACCGTCAGAGACGAGGGTGTGGTGTTCCCCTCCTCGTCGAGGAGGGGTGGCGGCGCAGCCGACGGGGTGGTGGGGCTTGGCTGCCGAGATACCACCCCGTCCACGACGCAGTCGTGTCCCGCCCCTCCTTGGCAGGAGGGGAGAACAAAAGAATTCTGCCTGCTCGCGGGTCGCGCTGCCTGCGTTCTACGCCTGTGCCGCGAGCGCGGCCAGCATGCGCTGGTGCGCGCTCGCGCCATAACTCACGCAACGCACCTGCTCGATCGAATCGATCCGATCGAGCTCGGCGGCAATCGTCCGGGCCGCGATGGTGCACGCCCGCTCGACGGGAAATCCATAGGCGCCGGTGGATATTTGGGGAAAGGCGATCCTGCGTACACCGTGCGCGGCGGCGAGCGCTAGGCTCTCCCGATAGCAGCCCGCGAGCAAGCGCTCCTCGTCAAAATCGCCGCCCTGCCATACCGGGCCGATGGTGTGGATGATCCATTTCGCGCCGAGACGAAAGCCCGGCGTGATCTTGGCCGCTCCGGTGGCGCAACCGCTTAAGCTTGCGCAAAACGCGCGCAGCTCCGGACCGGCCGCGCGGTGAATCGCGCCGTCGACCCCTCCGCCGCCGAGCAGGCTCGCATTGGCTGCGTTGACGATCGCATCCACCGGCTGGATGGTGATATCGCCTTCGACTGCAACGATACGCTGCATGGTCACTCCTCCGACGAACGCCTCGCTTGCACCGGAAATGTTAGCAGCCTTGCATTCAAGCGATCGCCTTGTCGCGCCGTAACAGGCTTCGTCAACGTGCCGACAGGCAGGTGCGTGCCGCCGCGAATTGCCCGCGCGCACTGCACGCGTTTCAGTCTCGCACGACAGGCCGCCAGAGCCGACACCCAGCCTGACCAGGAGGCAATTTGTCACGAAACGCTTCATGTCCGCGAAGAGAACGTCTCAACCGACTGCCGATAGCGTTGCCGTCCTGGTCATCGAATCCAGCAAATTCGAGCGGCGCTCGCTCTGTCGGCTCATGCGTGCCGCCGGCGCACAGCGTGTAGCCGAAGCGGCCAATCTCGAAGGCGCACGCCATCTGTTGGCCGTTCGCCAGTGGCCGCACTGGCTGCTCGTCGCTGACCCGGACCGACTGGGCGAGGACTGCCTCTATGTCCTGCGCGACCTGGCTGTCGAGCAAACGCTCGCAACGGCCCTGCTCCTGACGCAACGCCGGCAGCCTGAAGCCGAAGGCTTACGCAGCCGCGCGGCCCAATGCGGCTTACCTGTCCTTGCCGTCATGCGAAAACCCCTCAGCGCGGAGCAGGCGGGCACGCTGCTGCGCGGGCTCGGACAGCCTGCCGCCACTGCGACCAAGGCGCCGTCCCTGAGCAGGGACGAGCTGAACGAGTGCCTGCGAAGCGGACGCGTACGCGCGCGCTTCGAGCCCAAGATCAACCTGCAATCCGGCCGGCCGGTGGCCTGCGAAGCCATCTCCTACGTCTCGCATGCACGCTACGGCGAGGTGCCCGCCGCCGGATTCGGCCACGCGATGGCGCAACTCGGCGCCCAGCGCGTGATGACCGCAACCGTGCTGCGCGACGCCGCCGCGTTGGTGCGTTCGCTGCGCGCCAAGAGCCTGGATGCCAAAGTGTCCGTCAATCTCGGTTACGAGGTGCTGTCCGAGTGCGGCGACGCGAATGCGCTCGACGCCTATGTGCGTACGCTCGGAGTCGCAGCGGCGGACCTGGTGCTCGAGATCGATGCGGGCCGGCATGCCGCCTCGCCGAACTTCGCCGACAATCTGGCGCGTCTGAAGCTGCGCGGCTATGCGCTGGCTCTCGACCACCCCGCCACCACGCTGGCGCTCGACAACCCGGCCCACGAGCACTTCTGCGAAGTGAAACTGAGCTGGCCCGACGCCACCGCAGCGCACTCAGCACCCGAGCACCAGAGCCTCGCGGCCGCCGTGGTCAACGCACGCAAGCAGGGCATGACGGCGTGTGCGGTGGGGGTACGTACGCTGGCCGACCTGACGCACGCACGCCAAGCAGGCTTCGAGGCCGGCCAGGGCGAGCTCTTCGCCGCGTCCATGCTGGCCGCGGAGACCGTGCTATGGGTGGAGCGCGAAGAGCGTAATCGAAGCTTCGCCGACCGCGCCCAGACGCTGAACCAGGCCAGTTGACCGGTTCGCCTTGCCTTCGACCCGACGCCCGGCTGCTTCGCATCGACCGGATATCCGTGGCGAGCGGCGCTAGCGGCTCGCGCGCCACTGCGCAAGGCGCTTTGGATCTACCGGGTGCGCTCGGCTGCTCGCTTCCTTCCGGCTCATCACCACGGCCTCGCCGCAGCCATGCACGCATACGGATGCCTGCACCACGCCGCGTCGCTCCGACGGATCGCCGTGGCGATCGGGCTCCCCGGGCCAGGGCAGCAGGAACGTACCCGCCAGGCCCAGGATCGTAACCACCAGTTCTTTCGCGTTCATCGTGTTCGCCTCTGCCTCGTGACCAGCCCAGTATCGACGGCGTGAGGCTCACTGCATGAGCCCGGCGTCAGCGATAATGAGGTGATATCGCGGCCACCGACCCGAGCGCGGATGCCTGCACCGCCTCGGTCTCGTGCCGGCCGTGTCTGCCCTTGGCACATCCGACGGAACCGTACCGATGCCGACATCCCCGAATGAATGGACTGCAAGCGAGATAGCCACTGCCACGCGATCCGGCAGCCTCACATGCGAGGCGGTCATTCGCGCCTGCCTCGAGCGCATCCTGGCGCGCGAGCCGGCGGTACAGGCCTGGCAACACCTGGACGCCGAACGTGCGCTCGAGCAGGCCCGCGCGCTCGATGCGGGCTCGGGTCCGCGCGGGGCGCTGCACGGCGTGCCGTTCGGCGCAAAAGACATCATCGACGCGGCCGACATGCCATCCGAGTACGGCAGCCCGATCCATCGCGGCCATCGGCCGGGCCGGGATGCGGCCTGCGTGGCGCTCATGCGACGCGCGGGGGCGGTCCTGGTCGGCAAGACCGTCACGACCGAATTCGCCAACGTCCATCCGGGCAAGACGCGCAATCCGCTCGACGCCGAACGCACGCCCGGCGGGTCGTCGAGCGGATCGGCGG
The sequence above is a segment of the Betaproteobacteria bacterium genome. Coding sequences within it:
- a CDS encoding PAS domain-containing protein; protein product: MRFRSSIALPLIGLLVLVSSGSAIVSHFVNMRALESSLHESERDKLDHIGYIVETAIRAEAPRLSALARSLQDHAELKQHLALQDEDAAAFRSVLDRIYLDTRVDVLAVSDRGQYIAYRAHDPGRYGDRVQLPSLAKALAGEDVIETREVASGMAVRAVAPLSLEGRTIGAIIVGTLLNDAYARRLARQVKAEISFASAQGVWASSRPGSQKLDAEVRQVIESSASRERPLFQTDAKTHKARLFLPLAVAEEPLVMVIETDTLHLADLMEQARDYQIALSALLLGAAIVLGTLLTFRIVRPLVELKRRAVKLANDITGQAIDSREGSEIDSLVAVIDRTTAALSAANREVLEREHEVRLVTDSLPLAVAYVDSDLRYRYVNRRFAEWCERPVEAVVGRSVPEVIGATLYESVRTQIHAALQGEIVSYECQYTGKDGRAVCYYSRLVPHRGDGGAVLGYYALLEDITERKAAESQAERARVFMSAIIDAVPSPVFVKDEQHTYIALNDAMCEFIGKPREQLLGKSDYDVFPEHEADVFWAKDQEVFDCAMPNENEESFTDAAGVPHWILTRKRGYALPGGKRMLVGIITDLTERRGVEMALRESEAQANRLALVASRTQNAVIISDASGRIEWVNEGFTRLTGYKLHEVVGRVPGHILQNEETDAQTVAHIAACVAKGEPFQVEIVNQAKDGRRYWLAIDAQPIRDKDGKLTNFIAIESDITERKHAEEELRQAKVVAEAASRAKSEFVANMSHEIRTPMNGVLGMTELLLDSDLSERQRRFAQTIRNSGEALLNIINDILDFSKIEAGRMELDCSPFDLRSVVEETAELLAARAHSKGVELACNIASDVPVGVEGDAGRLRQVLTNLIGNAVKFTETGEVVVAVKRVDPPGADPELCTLELSVIDTGIGMSEEARTRLFQPFSQADGTTTRRYGGTGLGLAISRQLVELMGGQIALESELGKGSRFWFQLRLRISAALPEDMAASESLRGLQVLIVEDNPTNAAILQHYTQAWGMKPTCVDRAEKALAHLQSADVDLVLIDWKLPGMSGPELARHLREKLLATQPLVLLTSMTANDVSNTARSCGFNAYLSKPVRRDELLRCLARVLGEVEERSSDGIVLMQRFDARVLLVEDNTVNAEICTAMLASLGCTVDAAVNGAEAVEMSAARRYDLVLMDCQMPVMDGFEATRTIRVREQVSPTAHRIPIIALTANAMQGDRDRCLAAGMDDYLAKPFKRQQLEAVLAQYAHGRMPARAGAAAPAKASAPAKASAPAKASAPAQGLRLAYARPGASTEHDGAVLAPASVPAREKNEAMEAIVLDRAALAGIRALERPGSGDLLRRVIDRYSEDAPRLVASMRTAASSEDAHGLQVAAHTLKSASANLGALALAGLCKDLEMTGRSGVTAGATEVLSKLERELERVAQALQAELAQQAAG
- a CDS encoding EAL domain-containing protein: MSAKRTSQPTADSVAVLVIESSKFERRSLCRLMRAAGAQRVAEAANLEGARHLLAVRQWPHWLLVADPDRLGEDCLYVLRDLAVEQTLATALLLTQRRQPEAEGLRSRAAQCGLPVLAVMRKPLSAEQAGTLLRGLGQPAATATKAPSLSRDELNECLRSGRVRARFEPKINLQSGRPVACEAISYVSHARYGEVPAAGFGHAMAQLGAQRVMTATVLRDAAALVRSLRAKSLDAKVSVNLGYEVLSECGDANALDAYVRTLGVAAADLVLEIDAGRHAASPNFADNLARLKLRGYALALDHPATTLALDNPAHEHFCEVKLSWPDATAAHSAPEHQSLAAAVVNARKQGMTACAVGVRTLADLTHARQAGFEAGQGELFAASMLAAETVLWVEREERNRSFADRAQTLNQAS
- a CDS encoding O-acetyl-ADP-ribose deacetylase, with protein sequence MQRIVAVEGDITIQPVDAIVNAANASLLGGGGVDGAIHRAAGPELRAFCASLSGCATGAAKITPGFRLGAKWIIHTIGPVWQGGDFDEERLLAGCYRESLALAAAHGVRRIAFPQISTGAYGFPVERACTIAARTIAAELDRIDSIEQVRCVSYGASAHQRMLAALAAQA